From Sporosarcina sp. Te-1, the proteins below share one genomic window:
- the uvrB gene encoding excinuclease ABC subunit UvrB codes for MVQTFNLQAPYTPQGDQPSAIAKLVQGIEEGKKHQTLLGATGTGKTFTVSNVVTQVNKPTLVIAHNKTLAGQLYSEFKEFFPNNAVEYFVSFYDYYQPEAYVPHTDTYIEKDATINDEIDKLRHSATSSLFERNDVLIVASVSCIYGLGSPEEYGKHVVSLRPGMEIGRNELLRRFVDIQYSRNDINFTRGTFRVRGDVVEIFPASEDEHCIRIEFFGDEIDRIREVDSLTGEILGEREHVAIFPASHFVTGEDKLTKAIANIEIELEERLKVLREQDKLLEAQRLEQRTRYDLEMMREMGFCSGIENYSRHLTLRPAGATPYTLLDYFPDDFLLVIDESHVTLPQIRAMYNGDQARKQVLVDHGFRLPSALDNRPLMFEEFERYANQSIYVSATPGPYEIEHSPEMVEQIIRPTGLLDPVIEVRPIEGQIDDLIDEINERTKRNERVLITTLTKKMSEDLTDYLKEIGVKVQYLHSEIKTLERIEIIRELRLGTYDVLVGINLLREGLDIPEVSLVAILDADKEGFLRSERSLIQTIGRAARNSEGHVIMYADRYTDSMNKAIEETKRRREVQMAYNEKHGITPTTIKKEVRDVIRATQVAEDTVSYVEKATKGKSLTKAEKEKLLVTLEKEMKEAAKALDFERAAELRDTILELKAER; via the coding sequence ATGGTCCAAACTTTCAATTTACAAGCCCCATACACGCCACAGGGTGATCAGCCTTCCGCGATCGCCAAGCTCGTACAAGGGATAGAAGAAGGAAAAAAGCACCAGACCTTGCTGGGGGCGACGGGAACGGGAAAGACATTCACTGTGTCGAACGTAGTCACCCAAGTGAACAAACCGACCCTCGTCATCGCCCATAACAAAACGCTGGCAGGGCAATTATATAGTGAGTTTAAAGAGTTCTTTCCGAATAATGCTGTTGAGTATTTCGTCAGTTTTTATGACTACTACCAACCGGAAGCGTATGTGCCGCATACCGATACGTATATAGAGAAAGATGCTACCATCAACGATGAAATCGATAAGCTGCGCCACTCCGCAACCTCTTCATTATTCGAGCGCAATGATGTCCTCATCGTCGCCTCGGTTTCCTGCATTTATGGTCTCGGTTCCCCGGAGGAATACGGCAAACACGTCGTTTCACTTCGTCCGGGCATGGAAATCGGCAGGAATGAATTGCTTAGAAGGTTCGTAGATATCCAGTATTCCCGCAATGATATCAACTTCACTCGAGGGACCTTCAGGGTGAGAGGGGATGTCGTTGAAATCTTCCCGGCTTCCGAAGACGAGCATTGCATCCGAATTGAATTTTTCGGGGATGAAATTGACCGAATCCGTGAAGTTGATTCTTTGACCGGTGAAATATTAGGAGAACGGGAACATGTTGCGATCTTTCCGGCATCTCACTTTGTTACCGGAGAGGATAAACTGACGAAAGCGATTGCCAACATTGAAATCGAACTGGAGGAACGGTTGAAAGTGCTGCGTGAGCAGGATAAATTGCTGGAAGCGCAACGGCTTGAACAAAGAACCCGCTACGATCTGGAAATGATGAGGGAAATGGGATTCTGTTCCGGTATTGAAAACTATTCCAGGCATTTGACATTGCGTCCAGCCGGAGCGACGCCTTATACACTCCTTGACTATTTTCCGGATGACTTTCTCCTGGTCATTGATGAGAGCCATGTCACCTTGCCACAGATTCGGGCGATGTATAACGGTGACCAGGCGCGGAAGCAGGTGCTCGTCGACCATGGCTTCCGTTTGCCGTCCGCACTGGACAACCGTCCGTTAATGTTCGAGGAATTTGAACGCTATGCCAATCAGTCAATTTATGTCTCGGCGACGCCGGGGCCATATGAAATCGAACACTCGCCGGAAATGGTCGAACAGATCATCCGTCCGACCGGACTGCTTGACCCGGTGATTGAAGTACGGCCGATCGAAGGACAGATTGATGACCTGATTGACGAAATCAATGAGCGTACGAAGAGAAATGAAAGGGTATTGATCACTACGCTCACCAAGAAAATGTCCGAGGACTTGACCGATTATTTAAAAGAGATCGGTGTTAAAGTACAGTACCTTCACTCCGAGATAAAAACATTGGAGCGGATTGAAATTATCCGTGAACTGCGTCTCGGAACCTATGATGTGTTAGTCGGCATCAACCTGCTCCGGGAAGGGCTTGATATCCCTGAGGTATCTTTGGTCGCCATTTTGGATGCGGATAAAGAAGGCTTCCTCCGTTCCGAAAGATCACTCATTCAAACAATTGGACGTGCGGCGAGAAACTCGGAAGGGCATGTCATCATGTATGCAGACCGCTATACCGATTCCATGAACAAGGCGATCGAGGAAACGAAGCGGAGACGGGAAGTGCAAATGGCATACAACGAGAAACACGGCATCACACCGACGACCATCAAAAAGGAAGTGCGGGATGTCATCCGGGCGACTCAAGTGGCGGAAGACACAGTGTCCTATGTGGAAAAAGCGACAAAAGGAAAGTCGCTGACAAAGGCGGAAAAAGAGAAACTCCTCGTCACATTGGAAAAGGAGATGAAAGAAGCGGCGAAAGCCTTGGATTTCGAAAGGGCCGCAGAATTGCGTGATACGATTCTAGAATTGAAGGCTGAAAGGTGA
- a CDS encoding IDEAL domain-containing protein: MENNYSYTEFLKAVGKNSSTLHAEKLLNEIYMDLFLNHIHREQTKKRLLELIDTALDNRDVCAFERHTDELLKMEMGN; the protein is encoded by the coding sequence ATGGAAAATAACTATTCGTATACGGAGTTCCTAAAAGCCGTGGGTAAAAACAGTTCGACATTGCATGCCGAAAAGCTACTGAACGAAATTTATATGGATCTGTTCCTCAACCATATCCACCGGGAACAAACGAAAAAAAGGTTGTTGGAATTGATCGATACCGCACTTGATAACCGGGATGTCTGTGCTTTTGAAAGACATACGGACGAATTGTTGAAAATGGAAATGGGAAATTGA
- a CDS encoding ABC transporter permease yields the protein MKDLRNIWSDRFIHYMNEVQRYMKFVFTGHLAIVLVFTIGAGGYAYSNWLKEVPDNFPAALLAALLIALPLAISTPVTLLKPADAVFFLPLESKLDQYMKRSIRWTFFSQLPIPLLLFIVALPLLSATNTGGTASYAAVAVFIVLLKWLFAETEYSFHHARSGNAIWIDRIIRYVLAFVTLYSGLAGNPYVVIAAGLITALYDVYWRKERKEKPFPYEHFIKMEQNRMMRFYRFANYFTDVPHLKGSVSRRSWLGFVLSNPVFGKTKPQAFLVKRTLVRTDDIFWLWVRLTLLAVVGVLFIPFLIGAYIFTGALAFATALQLYNALKMGDDFRMDMLFPDSDKERPQALRSTVRNAQWLQSLIVMVAAFFMFGLSVQPILIGLVIMLISEATIRSASKGT from the coding sequence ATGAAGGACTTGCGTAATATTTGGAGCGACCGGTTCATCCATTACATGAACGAGGTCCAACGGTATATGAAATTTGTTTTTACGGGGCATTTGGCGATCGTCCTCGTCTTTACGATCGGAGCTGGCGGTTATGCTTATAGCAACTGGTTGAAAGAAGTGCCCGACAACTTTCCGGCAGCACTCCTTGCCGCCTTGTTGATTGCTCTGCCGCTCGCCATCTCGACTCCAGTCACGTTGTTGAAGCCGGCGGACGCAGTCTTTTTCTTACCGCTGGAAAGTAAGCTTGATCAGTATATGAAACGATCGATACGATGGACATTTTTCTCCCAATTGCCCATCCCCCTCTTGTTATTCATCGTTGCCTTGCCACTCTTGTCTGCGACGAATACGGGAGGGACTGCCAGCTATGCTGCGGTCGCAGTCTTTATTGTACTGTTAAAATGGCTTTTTGCGGAGACGGAGTATTCATTCCATCATGCGAGAAGCGGCAATGCCATTTGGATTGATCGGATCATCCGGTATGTACTTGCGTTTGTGACGCTCTATTCCGGATTGGCAGGCAATCCCTATGTAGTAATAGCAGCCGGTTTGATTACAGCGCTGTATGATGTGTATTGGAGAAAGGAACGGAAGGAAAAACCATTTCCTTACGAACATTTCATTAAGATGGAACAAAATCGGATGATGCGGTTTTACCGATTCGCCAACTACTTTACAGACGTTCCGCATTTGAAAGGTTCGGTCAGCAGAAGGAGCTGGCTCGGTTTCGTCTTGTCGAACCCAGTCTTTGGAAAGACGAAGCCACAGGCATTTTTGGTCAAACGGACCCTGGTGCGGACAGACGATATCTTTTGGCTATGGGTGAGACTCACTCTTCTGGCTGTAGTAGGCGTTCTTTTTATCCCTTTTCTTATCGGCGCATACATCTTTACCGGGGCATTGGCTTTTGCGACAGCGCTCCAGCTATATAATGCCTTGAAGATGGGAGACGATTTCCGGATGGATATGCTGTTTCCGGATAGTGACAAAGAGCGGCCGCAAGCATTGCGAAGCACGGTAAGGAATGCACAGTGGCTACAGTCATTGATTGTTATGGTGGCGGCATTCTTTATGTTTGGCTTGTCCGTGCAGCCCATCTTGATCGGGCTGGTCATCATGCTCATTTCAGAAGCTACTATCCGTTCTGCGTCCAAAGGGACTTGA
- a CDS encoding ABC transporter ATP-binding protein: MAILEVEHVTGGYTRSPVLHDLSFEIQSGELVGLIGLNGAGKSTTIKHIIGLMNPHSGDIRVNGMSFKESPEQYRKSFTYIPETPILYEELTLKEHLELTAMAYGVEREVFEARSERLLKEFMMEKRLKWFPAHFSKGMRQKVMIMCAFLVEPSLYIIDEPFVGLDPIGIQSLLDQITERKDNGASVLMSTHVLSTAEKYCDRIILLHEGRVRAHGTMDDLRRAFNRPGASLDELYIAMTKERNHEGLA; the protein is encoded by the coding sequence ATGGCAATTCTCGAAGTAGAACATGTAACAGGCGGTTATACCCGCAGTCCAGTGCTGCATGATTTATCGTTTGAGATCCAAAGCGGTGAGTTGGTGGGACTGATCGGATTGAACGGAGCAGGAAAAAGTACGACAATCAAACATATTATTGGGTTGATGAACCCGCATAGCGGCGATATCCGGGTCAATGGGATGAGCTTCAAGGAAAGTCCGGAGCAATACCGGAAGTCCTTTACGTATATACCGGAGACGCCGATTTTGTATGAAGAACTCACGCTAAAGGAACATCTGGAGCTGACGGCCATGGCGTACGGCGTCGAGCGGGAAGTGTTTGAGGCAAGATCAGAGCGATTGCTGAAAGAGTTTATGATGGAAAAGAGATTGAAATGGTTCCCTGCCCATTTTTCTAAAGGGATGCGCCAAAAAGTGATGATTATGTGTGCCTTTCTAGTGGAGCCATCTTTGTATATCATCGATGAACCTTTTGTCGGCTTGGATCCGATCGGCATTCAATCGCTGTTGGACCAGATAACGGAGCGAAAGGACAATGGGGCTTCAGTCCTCATGTCCACCCATGTTTTGTCGACGGCCGAAAAATATTGCGATCGAATCATTTTGCTGCATGAAGGACGAGTTCGTGCGCATGGAACAATGGATGACCTCCGGAGAGCCTTTAATCGGCCAGGCGCCTCATTGGATGAGCTGTATATCGCGATGACAAAGGAACGGAACCATGAAGGACTTGCGTAA
- a CDS encoding HIT family protein — protein MTSCLFCKIIEGSIPGEIVYEDEHVIAFMDIGPVSVGHLLLIPKTHRENIYDMTEEEAARLFSVAPKIANALKEEFTPAGLNLLQNNGAAAGQAVYHFHMHFIPRYDQNDGFQFTWDPKVEELTQERIQQIAAGIRTKLQN, from the coding sequence ATGACAAGTTGTTTATTTTGTAAAATCATTGAAGGCTCCATTCCTGGAGAGATCGTTTATGAAGATGAACATGTCATCGCCTTCATGGATATCGGACCTGTTAGTGTGGGGCATTTGCTGCTCATCCCTAAAACACACCGGGAAAACATCTATGACATGACCGAAGAAGAAGCAGCGCGCCTATTTTCCGTTGCTCCGAAAATAGCGAACGCTTTGAAGGAAGAATTTACGCCTGCCGGTTTAAATCTTCTTCAAAACAATGGAGCCGCTGCGGGACAAGCTGTGTACCATTTCCATATGCATTTCATTCCCCGGTATGATCAGAACGATGGTTTTCAATTTACTTGGGATCCGAAAGTCGAGGAACTTACTCAAGAGCGCATCCAACAAATTGCAGCAGGCATTCGAACCAAATTGCAAAACTGA
- a CDS encoding tryptophan transporter, protein MNTKNLMLMAILVAVGAALYLVIPGYGEGMKPDFMLTMMFIGIFLFPDVRSVFLLGATTGVLSGIFTSFPGGFLPNIIDKFITAFIIFAIIVLLKKLSRKLVVSTAIACIGTILSGTIFLSAAIYVIGANVPFGLLFVTVVLPAVAMNGAVFFIIYPIITNLLKRTSFKTALSN, encoded by the coding sequence ATGAATACGAAAAATCTAATGCTAATGGCTATTTTGGTGGCTGTCGGTGCGGCGTTGTATCTTGTCATTCCTGGCTATGGAGAAGGCATGAAGCCTGACTTCATGTTGACGATGATGTTTATCGGGATTTTCCTGTTCCCAGATGTGCGCAGTGTCTTTCTGCTTGGTGCCACGACTGGCGTCCTATCAGGAATTTTCACTAGCTTCCCTGGTGGATTTCTGCCGAATATCATTGACAAGTTCATTACAGCGTTCATCATTTTTGCCATCATTGTATTGCTGAAAAAGCTTTCGCGGAAACTAGTCGTATCAACAGCGATCGCTTGTATAGGGACCATCTTATCCGGTACTATCTTCCTTTCAGCAGCCATTTATGTGATCGGCGCCAATGTACCGTTCGGCTTGTTGTTTGTCACTGTTGTTCTACCTGCAGTGGCGATGAATGGAGCTGTCTTTTTCATTATCTATCCGATCATTACAAATCTATTAAAACGAACATCATTTAAGACTGCTTTATCTAATTGA
- a CDS encoding YtxH domain-containing protein: MKASTFVLGIIAGSAAAAVTVLYSTPQSGKELRSSVKSASSDLKYKLQDVKVKLADMKHSVKHLANEAKEYIPQTVDGVKESIEKWQMSTASNQVRLEKEILAIQNSLEELEKSIAAQNR, encoded by the coding sequence ATGAAAGCTTCCACATTTGTTCTCGGGATCATTGCGGGATCGGCAGCCGCTGCTGTTACAGTTCTTTATTCGACTCCACAGTCCGGGAAAGAATTGCGCAGCTCGGTGAAAAGCGCCTCCAGCGATTTGAAATACAAATTGCAAGACGTTAAAGTGAAACTGGCCGATATGAAACATTCTGTCAAGCATCTGGCGAATGAAGCAAAGGAGTATATTCCCCAGACAGTCGATGGCGTAAAGGAATCGATTGAAAAATGGCAGATGTCTACCGCTTCCAATCAAGTGCGCTTGGAAAAGGAAATTCTGGCTATCCAAAATTCGCTCGAAGAACTGGAGAAATCGATCGCCGCGCAGAATAGGTAA
- a CDS encoding HTH-type transcriptional regulator Hpr, translating to MLEEKFSRKEAMIYSQRVAQMSKALWKAVEKDWQQWIRPYDLNINEHHILWIAYHLQGATISDVAKFGVMHVSTAFNFSKKLEERGYVQFSKKEDDRRNTYITVTEEGEVLLQEMNKNYYNSEHGILEGSLPIKNIYGKFPEFLEVMSVIRNIYGEDFMEIFEQGFKNIDDAFDEAEGDLVTVHTSEKTRF from the coding sequence ATATTGGAAGAAAAGTTTTCTCGTAAAGAGGCGATGATTTATAGCCAACGGGTCGCCCAGATGTCCAAGGCCCTCTGGAAGGCAGTTGAAAAGGACTGGCAGCAATGGATCCGTCCTTATGATTTGAATATCAATGAACATCATATTTTGTGGATTGCTTACCATCTGCAAGGCGCTACCATCTCGGATGTCGCAAAATTCGGAGTCATGCATGTATCGACCGCTTTCAACTTCTCAAAAAAACTGGAAGAGCGGGGATATGTCCAGTTTTCCAAAAAGGAGGATGACCGCCGCAATACATATATAACCGTGACTGAAGAAGGAGAAGTTCTCTTGCAAGAGATGAACAAAAACTATTACAATTCCGAGCACGGCATCCTGGAAGGATCATTGCCCATTAAAAATATTTACGGCAAATTTCCTGAATTTTTGGAAGTGATGTCTGTCATTCGTAATATTTATGGAGAAGATTTCATGGAAATCTTCGAACAAGGCTTTAAGAACATTGACGATGCGTTCGATGAAGCCGAGGGAGACCTGGTCACAGTCCATACTTCTGAAAAAACAAGATTCTAA
- a CDS encoding YjcZ family sporulation protein, with protein sequence MGGYSGQGAGFALIVVLFILLIIVGAAYWC encoded by the coding sequence ATGGGTGGATATAGCGGTCAAGGAGCCGGCTTCGCATTGATTGTTGTGTTGTTCATCTTGCTGATTATTGTAGGGGCAGCTTACTGGTGCTAA
- a CDS encoding peptidylprolyl isomerase: protein MKKTLIAISLATSVLALSACSDKKASDDEVIASTKYGNITKDDFYQEMKDAIGVQVVENMLLQKAIEHEYNIDDKELKEEIKKQKDMYGDSFDLYLQQNGITEKFFEKNVKTQLLQKKLVDSLKVSDEDIKAGVEHAKTELHARHILVDDEKTAKEVIQKLKDGGDFAKLAKEYSTEPVAQETGGDLGWFGQGKMVQEFEDAAYKLKKGEISEPVKTSFGYHVIELLETRKAETDKTDEELKAEVENNLKSAAFEARLKELVKDADVEIKEKDFEHAMDTYLPAKEEKTKK, encoded by the coding sequence ATGAAAAAAACATTGATTGCCATCTCTTTAGCCACATCTGTACTTGCCCTTTCGGCTTGCAGCGATAAAAAAGCGTCCGATGATGAAGTTATTGCATCGACGAAATACGGAAATATTACAAAAGACGATTTCTATCAAGAAATGAAAGATGCGATCGGCGTCCAAGTCGTCGAGAACATGCTTCTCCAAAAAGCAATTGAGCATGAGTACAATATCGATGACAAAGAATTGAAGGAAGAAATTAAAAAACAGAAGGACATGTACGGCGACAGCTTTGATCTTTACTTGCAACAAAATGGCATTACCGAAAAGTTCTTTGAAAAGAATGTGAAAACACAATTACTACAGAAGAAGCTTGTTGACTCTTTGAAGGTCTCTGATGAAGACATCAAGGCTGGCGTTGAACACGCGAAGACTGAATTGCATGCTCGTCACATCTTAGTAGATGACGAGAAAACAGCAAAAGAAGTTATTCAAAAGCTAAAAGACGGCGGAGACTTTGCTAAATTAGCGAAAGAATATTCGACTGAACCTGTCGCACAAGAAACAGGCGGCGACCTTGGCTGGTTTGGACAAGGTAAAATGGTACAAGAGTTTGAGGATGCTGCCTACAAATTGAAAAAAGGCGAAATTAGCGAACCTGTCAAAACAAGCTTTGGGTACCATGTCATCGAATTGCTCGAAACACGCAAAGCAGAGACAGACAAAACAGATGAAGAACTTAAAGCGGAAGTCGAAAACAACTTAAAAAGCGCTGCATTCGAAGCTCGTTTGAAAGAGCTTGTGAAGGATGCGGATGTCGAGATTAAGGAGAAAGATTTCGAACACGCAATGGATACGTACCTTCCTGCCAAAGAGGAAAAAACTAAAAAGTAA
- the yhaM gene encoding 3'-5' exoribonuclease YhaM → MKKILEHQVGEPVELFLLIKQSVKGITQQGSPFMTLILQDKSGDIEAKLWDTGEEQEKMYAAATIVKVGGEIHEYRGKNQLRIKSIRPAKEEEGISISDLVPSASRSKEVLFEELLQFFFEMKNPHIQRITRHLLKKHQTDFMVYPAATKNHHDYVSGLLDHVVSMLNLGKAIAELYPTLNKDLLYAGIILHDIGKVVELSGPIATQYTVEGNLLGHITIMVNEISKAADELGIEGEEVTLLQHMVLSHHGKEEWGSPKRPMLKEAEILHYIDNIDAKMNMLNRAMAKTAPGEFTERIFPLDNRSFYKPSFE, encoded by the coding sequence ATGAAAAAAATATTAGAGCATCAAGTCGGTGAACCGGTTGAGCTTTTTCTACTAATCAAACAATCCGTGAAAGGGATTACGCAGCAAGGCAGTCCATTCATGACATTGATTCTTCAAGACAAAAGTGGAGATATTGAAGCAAAGCTATGGGACACAGGAGAAGAGCAGGAAAAAATGTACGCGGCTGCCACGATTGTAAAAGTGGGCGGTGAAATACATGAGTACCGGGGCAAAAACCAGTTGCGAATTAAAAGCATCCGTCCGGCAAAAGAGGAGGAAGGCATCTCCATTTCGGACCTCGTGCCTTCTGCTTCCAGAAGCAAGGAAGTATTATTTGAGGAGCTCCTTCAATTTTTCTTTGAGATGAAGAATCCTCATATCCAGCGGATTACACGGCATTTATTGAAAAAACACCAAACGGATTTCATGGTATATCCAGCGGCTACAAAAAATCATCATGATTATGTATCGGGCTTACTCGACCATGTTGTGTCTATGCTGAATTTGGGAAAAGCGATCGCAGAACTTTATCCGACCTTGAACAAGGACTTGTTATATGCAGGGATCATCTTGCATGATATCGGAAAAGTGGTCGAGCTGTCGGGACCTATCGCGACTCAGTACACCGTGGAAGGGAATTTGCTTGGCCATATAACCATCATGGTAAATGAAATTTCTAAAGCAGCAGATGAATTAGGAATTGAAGGCGAAGAGGTCACCTTGCTGCAGCATATGGTCCTCTCCCATCATGGGAAGGAAGAGTGGGGCAGCCCGAAACGGCCGATGCTGAAAGAAGCGGAAATCCTACACTATATTGATAACATTGATGCGAAAATGAATATGTTGAACCGGGCTATGGCCAAGACGGCTCCAGGGGAATTTACAGAGCGGATTTTTCCGTTGGATAATCGTTCTTTCTATAAACCTTCATTTGAATAA